In Pirellulales bacterium, the genomic stretch TTGGTGCTCAACCGCCCGAATCGTTATCTTAACATCCGCCACCGCTACTGGCAATAAATTCGCTATTGCTAGCGGTCGATAAAGCAACGCAAACCACCATCCCGGGCGATCTAAGGAGTTCAAATTGTGAACGAACCGCGAGAATTATTGTTGCAAGCCCGACGATTTCAGGTCGTGCGGATCGCCCATCAAGTGCCGGACGGCACGCTCCACAATCACGAGGTGGTGTTACACCCCGGCGCCGTGGTAATTCTGCCCTTGGTCGGCCCGGATCGGGTTTGCCTGATAGAAAATTACCGGGTAGCGGTGGGACAAACGTTGTGGGAGTTGCCGGCCGGAACGTTGGAACCCGACGAAGACCCTGCCGAAACCGCAGCACGCGAACTCATCGAAGAAACCGGTTACCGGGCTGGTAAAATAGAAAAGCTGACTGAGTTCTTCATGTCGCCGGGCATTTTGTGTGAGCGGATGCACTTGTTTCTGGCGACCGATTTGCGGCCCGGCTCGGCCGCGCCGGAAGCGGGCGAGGAGATCCAAACCCACGTCATGGGCTTGGACCAAGCATTGGCCAAGTGTGACAGCGGCCAAGTGCAAGACGCCAAAACCCTGGCCGGCCTGCTTTGGTACGACCGCCTAAGGCGGAAATGACCAATGACCAAGCACCAATGACCAATGAGGGAATGACCAAAGCGGACAAATTCTGCTTGCCTGCTTTCATTGGTCATTGGTCCCGGCGCGCCGGGATGGACATTGGTCATTCTCGCTTCATCCGCGCCGCATGGCCCGTTGAATATCGCGCTGGGCCGATTTGTTTTTCAGCACTTCGCGTTTGTCATGCAGCTTGCGTCCCTTGCAGAGCCCCAGCAGCACTTTTGCCCGGCCTTCGGTGAAATACATTTTGAGGGGAATCAGGGTCAGGCCTTTTTGGGTTGCCCGGGCGGCAAAGTTTTTGATTTCGCGGCGGTGGAGCAGCAACTTTCGCGGGCGTTTTGGGAGGTGATTTTGCCGATTGGCTTGCACGTACTCGGGAATATCGCAGCCCATGAGCCAGAGCTCGTTTTTTTGCAGCCGGGCATAGGCTTCTTCCAGCGACATCCGGCCGGCGCGCAGACTTTTCACCTCGCTGCCGACGAGCATGATGCCGCACTCCAGCGTTTCCAGCACGTCGTACTCGTGCCGTGCTTTGCGATTTTGCGCGATGAGCCGCTCGTTGTCGTGCTCTTTATCGGCGGCGGGTTTTTTGCCGCCTTTTTTGGAAGGTTTTTTTGCCGTGACCGTGCTCCTATGCTTCGCGATGAACTGTGTGCGGCGGCCGAATCCGCTTTCCCTGCCGCCGGACGACTGCTACAGTTAACTGTCCCCACCCGATTCTTACCATGCAACTGGTCATACTCAATCCCTCAGCCAGTCCAGCCGCTGCCGATTCCGGCGCTGTCCATTCGACCACGGGCCCGCGACTGCCGCCGTGGCTGAAAAGAAATTTGCCCACGGGGGGCGGATTGCAGTTTACCTCACGGCTGATCGACGATCTGCGCCTGGAAACGGTTTGCGAAAGCGCCAAGTGTCCCAACCGCCTGGAATGCTGGTCGCAAAAGACAGCCACGTTCATGATTTTGGGGAATGTCTGCACACGCCCCTGCGGGTTTTGCTCCGTGCCCAAGGGCAAGACGGAAGCCTTGGAACTAGACGAACCCGAGCGCGTGGCCGAAGCCGCGGCTCGGTTGGGTTTGAAGCATGTGGTCATCACCTCGGTGACCCGCGACGATTTGCCCGACGGCGGCGCCGACCATTTTTACCATTGCGTGTTGGCGGTCCGGGAGCGAACGGGCGCGGCGGTGGAAGTTCTGACCCCCGATTTTCTGGGCAAGCCTGGCGCTTTGCAGCGCGTGATGCAAGCGCGGCCCGAAGTGTTCAATCACAACACAGAAACCGTGCCCCGGCTGTACCGCACGGTGCGCGGCCGTAAAAGCGAATACCGCTGGACGCTGCAACTTTTGCGCGATGCCAAGCGAATCGATTCGCAGGTCAAAA encodes the following:
- a CDS encoding NUDIX hydrolase, with amino-acid sequence MNEPRELLLQARRFQVVRIAHQVPDGTLHNHEVVLHPGAVVILPLVGPDRVCLIENYRVAVGQTLWELPAGTLEPDEDPAETAARELIEETGYRAGKIEKLTEFFMSPGILCERMHLFLATDLRPGSAAPEAGEEIQTHVMGLDQALAKCDSGQVQDAKTLAGLLWYDRLRRK
- the smpB gene encoding SsrA-binding protein SmpB codes for the protein MAKHRSTVTAKKPSKKGGKKPAADKEHDNERLIAQNRKARHEYDVLETLECGIMLVGSEVKSLRAGRMSLEEAYARLQKNELWLMGCDIPEYVQANRQNHLPKRPRKLLLHRREIKNFAARATQKGLTLIPLKMYFTEGRAKVLLGLCKGRKLHDKREVLKNKSAQRDIQRAMRRG
- the lipA gene encoding lipoyl synthase, which encodes MQLVILNPSASPAAADSGAVHSTTGPRLPPWLKRNLPTGGGLQFTSRLIDDLRLETVCESAKCPNRLECWSQKTATFMILGNVCTRPCGFCSVPKGKTEALELDEPERVAEAAARLGLKHVVITSVTRDDLPDGGADHFYHCVLAVRERTGAAVEVLTPDFLGKPGALQRVMQARPEVFNHNTETVPRLYRTVRGRKSEYRWTLQLLRDAKRIDSQVKTKSGLMLGLGETQEELHDVLADLLDAGCDMLTLGQYLQPTPLHLPVVRYVPPAEFDELGRAAKAMGFRRVASGPFVRSSYHAGEMNVECLKNDQ